The Populus trichocarpa isolate Nisqually-1 chromosome 11, P.trichocarpa_v4.1, whole genome shotgun sequence genome has a segment encoding these proteins:
- the LOC7485433 gene encoding probable dolichyl-diphosphooligosaccharide--protein glycosyltransferase subunit 3B, giving the protein MAISRALLLPLLLFTTFLSVYLHHSTADSYSDSDSDSETSDLVTELLYLRSQSKSGVIHLNDHIVSRFLTSTKTPRPYTLLIFFDAKHLHSKTELHLQDLHTEFSLLSSSFISNNDASSASSLFFCDVEFKESQNSFALFGVNSLPHIRLVGPNVKNPKDSEQMDQGDFSRMAESMAEFVESRTKLTVGPINRPPMLSTNQIAFLGVILLIWAFFFIKKLLTKDTFLHDWKVWLLGAVFVYFFSVSGAMFNIIRKMPMFLVDRNDPNKLVFFYQGSGMQLGAEGFAVGFLYTIVGLLLGVVTHVLVRVKNRTAQRVVMGVSLVISFWAVRKVVHLDNWKTGYGVHAFWPTSWN; this is encoded by the coding sequence ATGGCGATCTCACGAGCTCTCCTCCTCCCTCTCCTCCTCTTCACAACCTTCCTCTCCGTCTACCTCCACCACTCCACCGCGGACTCCTATTCTGACTCTGACTCCGACTCCGAGACCTCCGACCTAGTCACCGAACTCCTCTACCTCCGATCTCAATCCAAATCCGGCGTCATCCACTTAAACGACCACATAGTCTCCCGTTTCTTAACCTCCACCAAAACCCCTCGCCCTTACACTCTCCTCATCTTCTTCGACGCTAAACACCTCCACTCCAAAACCGAACTCCACCTCCAAGATCTCCACACAGAATTCTCCCTCTTATCCTCATCCTTCATCTCCAACAACGATGCGTCGTCTGCCTCCTCCCTCTTCTTCTGCGACGTCGAATTCAAAGAATCCCAAAACTCATTCGCCCTCTTCGGCGTCAACTCCCTTCCCCACATCCGTCTTGTGGGGCCCAATGTCAAGAATCCGAAGGATTCAGAGCAGATGGACCAAGGTGATTTTTCGCGGATGGCTGAATCAATGGCGGAGTTTGTTGAATCCAGGACAAAACTGACTGTGGGTCCCATTAATCGGCCGCCGATGTTATCCACCAATCAAATCGCTTTCTTGGGAGTGATTTTGTTGATCTGGGCcttcttttttatcaagaaaCTTCTCACTAAAGACACTTTCTTGCATGATTGGAAAGTTTGGCTGCTCGGCGCAGTGTTTGTTTACTTTTTCAGTGTTTCTGGTGCTATGTTTAATATAATTAGGAAAATGCCGATGTTTTTGGTAGATAGGAATGATCCGAATAAGCTGGTGTTTTTCTATCAAGGGTCTGGAATGCAGTTAGGAGCAGAAGGTTTTGCGGTCGGGTTTCTGTATACGATTGTTGGCTTGTTGTTGGGTGTTGTTACTCATGTTCTTGTGAGAGTGAAGAATAGGACGGCGCAGCGGGTTGTTATGGGTGTTTCGTTGGTTATTTCGTTTTGGGCTGTTAGGAAGGTTGTTCATTTGGATAATTGGAAGACTGGTTATGGTGTTCATGCGTTTTGGCCTACAAGTTGGAATTGA
- the LOC18102814 gene encoding major allergen Pru ar 1 isoform X15, producing the protein MGVITLENEFAVAVAPAKLFKAYCLETDTLLPKILPEHIKSCEIIEGNGGPGTIRKITFAEGKDLSYAKQKIEAIDEENLTYSFSLIEANVWKDAVEKVTYEHKFVPTPEGGSICKRTSTYYIKGDAEIKKDQIKDVYGKKTAGLFKAVEAYFLANPDA; encoded by the exons ATGGGTGTCATCACTTTGGAAAATGAGTTTGCTGTTGCTGTCGCCCCAGCCAAGCTTTTCAAGGCATACTGCCTTGAGACCGACACTCTTTTGCCTAAAATTCTACCAGAGCACATTAAGAGCTGTGAGATAATTGAAGGAAATGGAGGGCCTGGAACCATCAGGAAGATCACTTTCGCTGAAG GAAAAGATCTCAGTTATGCCAAGCAGAAGATTGAGGCAATTGACGAGGAGAACTTGACCTACAGCTTCAGCTTGATTGAAGCCAATGTTTGGAAGGATGCAGTTGAAAAGGTGACTTACGAGCACAAGTTCGTGCCAACTCCTGAGGGAGGTTCCATTTGCAAGAGAACCAGCACATATTACATCAAGGGTGATGCTGAGATCAAGAAAGATCAAATCAAGGATGTGTATGGAAAAAAGACAGCAGGCTTGTTCAAGGCTGTTGAGGCCTACTTCTTGGCCAATCCAGATGCCTAA
- the LOC18102814 gene encoding major allergen Pru ar 1 isoform X14: MGVITLENEFAVAVAPAKLFKAYCLETDTLLPKILPEHIKSCEIIEGNGGPGTIRKITFAEGKDLSYAKQKIEAIDEENLTYSFSLIEANVWKDAVEKVTYEHKFVPTPEGGSICKRTSTYYIKGDAEINKDQIKDVYGKKTAGLFKAVEAYFLANPDA, from the exons ATGGGTGTCATCACTTTGGAAAATGAGTTTGCTGTTGCTGTCGCCCCAGCCAAGCTTTTCAAGGCATACTGCCTTGAGACCGACACTCTTTTGCCTAAAATTCTACCAGAGCACATTAAGAGCTGTGAGATAATTGAAGGAAATGGAGGGCCTGGAACCATCAGGAAGATCACTTTCGCTGAAG GAAAAGATCTCAGTTATGCCAAGCAGAAGATTGAGGCAATTGACGAAGAGAACTTGACCTACAGCTTCAGCTTGATTGAAGCCAATGTTTGGAAGGATGCAGTTGAAAAGGTGACTTACGAGCACAAGTTCGTGCCAACTCCTGAGGGAGGTTCCATTTGCAAGAGAACCAGCACATACTACATCAAGGGTGATGCTGAGATCAACAAAGATCAAATCAAGGATGTGTATGGCAAAAAGACAGCAG GCTTGTTCAAGGCTGTTGAAGCCTACTTCTTGGCCAATCCAGATGCCTAA
- the LOC18102814 gene encoding major allergen Pru ar 1 isoform X11: MGVITLENEFAVAVAPAKLFKAYCLETDTLLPKILPEHIKSCEIIEGNGGPGTIRKITFAEGKDLSYAKQKIEAIDEENLTYSFSLIEANVWKDAVEKVTYEHKFVPTPEGGSICKRTSTYYIKGDAEINKDQIKDVYGKKTAGLFKAVEAYFLANPDA; this comes from the exons ATGGGTGTCATCACTTTGGAAAATGAGTTTGCTGTTGCTGTCGCCCCAGCCAAGCTTTTCAAGGCATACTGCCTTGAGACCGACACTCTTTTGCCTAAAATTCTACCAGAGCACATTAAGAGCTGTGAGATAATTGAAGGAAATGGAGGGCCTGGAACCATCAGGAAGATCACTTTCGCTGAAG GAAAAGATCTCAGTTATGCCAAGCAGAAGATTGAGGCAATTGACGAGGAGAACTTGACCTACAGCTTCAGCTTGATTGAAGCCAATGTTTGGAAGGATGCAGTTGAAAAGGTGACTTACGAGCACAAGTTCGTGCCAACTCCTGAGGGAGGTTCCATTTGCAAGAGAACCAGCACATACTACATCAAGGGTGATGCTGAGATCAACAAAGACCAAATCAAGGATGTGTATGGAAAAAAGACAGCAGGCTTGTTCAAGGCTGTTGAGGCCTACTTCTTGGCCAATCCAGATGCCTAA
- the LOC18102814 gene encoding major allergen Pru ar 1 isoform X12, which yields MGVITLENEFAVAVAPAKLFKAYCLETDTLLPKILPEHIKSCEIIEGNGGPGTIRKITFAEGKDLSYAKQKIEAIDEENLTYSFSLIEANVWKDAVEKVTYEHKFVPTPEGGSICKRTSTYYIKGDAEINKDQIKDVYGKKTAGLFKAVEAYFLANPDA from the exons ATGGGTGTCATCACTTTGGAAAATGAGTTTGCTGTTGCTGTCGCCCCAGCCAAGCTTTTCAAGGCATACTGCCTTGAGACCGACACTCTTTTGCCTAAAATTCTACCAGAGCACATTAAGAGCTGTGAGATAATTGAAGGAAATGGAGGGCCTGGAACCATCAGGAAGATCACTTTCGCTGAAG GAAAAGATCTCAGTTATGCCAAGCAGAAGATTGAGGCAATTGACGAAGAGAACTTGACCTACAGCTTCAGCTTGATTGAAGCCAATGTTTGGAAGGATGCAGTTGAAAAGGTGACTTACGAGCACAAGTTCGTGCCAACTCCTGAGGGAGGTTCCATTTGCAAGAGAACCAGCACATACTACATCAAGGGTGATGCTGAGATCAACAAAGATCAAATCAAGGATGTGTATGGCAAAAAGACAGCAGGCTTGTTCAAG
- the LOC18102814 gene encoding major allergen Pru ar 1 isoform X10: MGVITLENEFAVAVAPAKLFKAYCLETDTLLPKILPEHIKSCEIIEGNGGPGTIRKITFAEGKDLSYAKQKIEAIDEENLTYSFSLIEANVWKDAVEKVTYEHKFVPTPEGGSICKRTSTYYIKGDAEIKKDQIKDVYGKKTAGLFKAVEAYFLANPDA, translated from the exons ATGGGCGTCATCACTTTGGAAAATGAGTTTGCTGTTGCTGTCGCCCCAGCCAAGCTTTTCAAGGCATACTGCCTTGAGACCGACACTCTTTTGCCTAAAATTCTACCAGAGCACATTAAGAGCTGTGAGATAATTGAAGGAAATGGAGGGCCTGGAACCATCAGGAAGATCACTTTCGCTGAAG GAAAAGATCTCAGTTATGCCAAGCAGAAGATTGAGGCAATTGACGAGGAGAACTTGACCTACAGCTTCAGCTTGATTGAAGCCAATGTTTGGAAGGATGCAGTTGAAAAG GTGACTTATGAGCACAAGTTCGTGCCAACTCCTGAGGGAG GTTCCATTTGCAAGAGAACCAGCACATATTACATCAAGGGTGATGCTGAGATCAAGAAAGATCAAATCAAGGATGTGTATGGAAAAAAGACAGCAGGCTTGTTCAAGGCTGTTGAGGCCTACTTCTTGGCCAATCCAGATGCCTAA
- the LOC18102814 gene encoding major allergen Pru ar 1 isoform X8, with amino-acid sequence MGVITLENEFAVAVAPAKLFKAYCLETDTLLPKILPEHIKSCEIIEGNGGPGTIRKITFAEGKDLSYAKQKIEAIDEENLTYSFSLIEANVWKDAVEKVTYEHKFVPTPEGGSICKRTSTYYIKGDAEINKDQIKDVYGKKTEGLFKAVEAYFLANPDA; translated from the exons ATGGGCGTCATCACTTTGGAAAATGAGTTTGCTGTTGCTGTCGCCCCAGCCAAGCTTTTCAAGGCATACTGCCTTGAGACCGACACTCTTTTGCCTAAAATTCTACCAGAGCACATTAAGAGCTGTGAGATAATTGAAGGAAATGGAGGGCCTGGAACCATCAGGAAGATCACTTTCGCTGAAG GAAAAGATCTCAGTTATGCCAAGCAGAAGATTGAGGCAATTGACGAGGAGAACTTGACCTACAGCTTCAGCTTGATTGAAGCCAATGTTTGGAAGGATGCAGTTGAAAAGGTGACTTACGAGCACAAGTTCGTGCCAACTCCTGAGGGAG GTTCCATTTGCAAGAGAACCAGCACATATTACATCAAGGGTGATGCTGAGATCAACAAAGACCAAATCAAGGATGTGTATGGCAAAAAGACTGAAGGCTTGTTCAAGGCTGTTGAAGCCTACTTCTTGGCCAATCCAGATGCCTAA
- the LOC18102814 gene encoding major allergen Pru ar 1 isoform X2, giving the protein MGVITLENEFAVAVAPAKLFKAYCLETDTLLPKILPEHIKSCEIIEGNGGPGTIRKITFAEGKDLSYAKQKIEAIDEENLTYSFSLIEANVWKDAVEKVTYEHKFVPTPEGGSICKRTSTYYIKGDAEINKDQIKDVYGKKTEGLFKAVEAYFLANPDA; this is encoded by the exons ATGGGCGTCATCACTTTGGAAAATGAGTTTGCTGTTGCTGTCGCCCCAGCCAAGCTTTTCAAGGCATACTGCCTTGAGACCGACACTCTTTTGCCTAAAATTCTACCAGAGCACATTAAGAGCTGTGAGATAATTGAAGGAAATGGAGGGCCTGGAACCATCAGGAAGATCACTTTCGCTGAAG GAAAAGATCTCAGTTATGCCAAGCAGAAGATTGAGGCAATTGACGAGGAGAACTTGACCTACAGCTTCAGCTTGATTGAAGCCAATGTTTGGAAGGATGCAGTTGAAAAG GTGACTTATGAGCACAAGTTCGTGCCAACTCCTGAGGGAGGTTCCATTTGCAAGAGAACCAGCACATATTACATCAAGGGTGATGCTGAGATCAACAAAGACCAAATCAAGGATGTGTATGGCAAAAAGACTGAAGGCTTGTTCAAGGCTGTTGAAGCCTACTTCTTGGCCAATCCAGATGCCTAA
- the LOC18102814 gene encoding major allergen Pru ar 1 isoform X16 has translation MGVITLENEFAVAVAPAKLFKAYCVEIDTLLPKILPEHIKSSEIIEGNGGPGTIRKITFAEGKELSYAKQKIEAIDEENLTYSFSLIEANVWKDAVEKVTYEHKFVPTPEGGSICKRTSTYYIKGDAEINKDQIKDVYGKKTEGLFKAVEAYFLANPDA, from the exons ATGGGTGTTATCACTTTGGAAAATGAGTTTGCCGTCGCTGTCGCCCCGGCCAAGCTTTTCAAGGCATACTGCGTTGAAATTGACACTCTTTTGCCTAAAATTCTACCAGAGCACATTAAGAGCTCCGAGATAATTGAAGGAAATGGAGGGCCAGGAACCATTAGGAAGATCACTTTTGCTGAAG GCAAAGAGCTCAGTTATGCCAAGCAGAAGATTGAGGCTATTGATGAAGAGAACTTGACCTACAGCTTTAGCCTGATTGAAGCCAATGTTTGGAAGGATGCAGTTGAAAAGGTGACTTATGAGCACAAGTTCGTGCCAACTCCTGAGGGAGGTTCCATTTGCAAGAGAACCAGCACATATTACATCAAGGGTGATGCTGAGATCAACAAAGACCAAATCAAGGATGTGTATGGCAAAAAGACTGAAGGCTTGTTCAAGGCTGTTGAAGCCTACTTCTTGGCCAATCCAGATGCCTAA
- the LOC18102814 gene encoding major allergen Pru ar 1 isoform X4, whose protein sequence is MGVITLENEFAVAVAPAKLFKAYCVEIDTLLPKILPEHIKSSEIIEGNGGPGTIRKITFAEGKDLSYAKQKIEAIDEENLTYSFSLIEANVWKDAVEKVTYEHKFVPTPEGGSICKRTSTYYIKGDAEIKKDQIKDVYGKKTAGLFKAVEAYFLANPDA, encoded by the exons ATGGGTGTTATCACTTTGGAAAATGAGTTTGCCGTCGCTGTCGCCCCGGCCAAGCTTTTCAAGGCATACTGCGTTGAAATTGACACTCTTTTGCCTAAAATTCTACCAGAGCACATTAAGAGCTCCGAGATAATTGAAGGAAATGGAGGGCCAGGAACCATTAGGAAGATCACTTTTGCTGAAG GAAAAGATCTCAGTTATGCCAAGCAGAAGATTGAGGCAATTGACGAGGAGAACTTGACCTACAGCTTCAGCTTGATTGAAGCCAATGTTTGGAAGGATGCAGTTGAAAAGGTGACTTACGAGCACAAGTTCGTGCCAACTCCTGAGGGAGGTTCCATTTGCAAGAGAACCAGCACATATTACATCAAGGGTGATGCTGAGATCAAGAAAGATCAAATCAAGGATGTGTATGGAAAAAAGACAGCAGGCTTGTTCAAGGCTGTTGAGGCCTACTTCTTGGCCAATCCAGATGCCTAA
- the LOC18102814 gene encoding major allergen Pru ar 1 isoform X9: MGVITLENEFAVAVAPAKLFKAYCLETDTLLPKILPEHIKSCEIIEGNGGPGTIRKITFAEGKDLSYAKQKIEAIDEENLTYSFSLIEANVWKDAVEKVTYEHKFVPTPEGGSICKRTSTYYIKGDAEIKKDQIKDVYGKKTAGLFKAVEAYFLANPDA, translated from the exons ATGGGCGTCATCACTTTGGAAAATGAGTTTGCTGTTGCTGTCGCCCCAGCCAAGCTTTTCAAGGCATACTGCCTTGAGACCGACACTCTTTTGCCTAAAATTCTACCAGAGCACATTAAGAGCTGTGAGATAATTGAAGGAAATGGAGGGCCTGGAACCATCAGGAAGATCACTTTCGCTGAAG GAAAAGATCTCAGTTATGCCAAGCAGAAGATTGAGGCAATTGACGAGGAGAACTTGACCTACAGCTTCAGCTTGATTGAAGCCAATGTTTGGAAGGATGCAGTTGAAAAGGTGACTTACGAGCACAAGTTCGTGCCAACTCCTGAGGGAGGTTCCATTTGCAAGAGAACCAGCACATATTACATCAAGGGTGATGCTGAGATCAAGAAAGATCAAATCAAGGATGTGTATGGAAAAAAGACAGCAGGCTTGTTCAAGGCTGTTGAGGCCTACTTCTTGGCCAATCCAGATGCCTAA